The Candida dubliniensis CD36 chromosome 2, complete sequence genome contains a region encoding:
- a CDS encoding aminonitrophenyl propanediol resistance protein, putative (Similar to S. cerevisiae ANP1), which produces MSTQSIPSVTPYDYDDDDIDKKYRSKGYFQKFYSLRTLLVSIVIGIITLFTIYTQISNSKSGYAPNLSTFDTSQVQFYDLANYKGSANGWQYDERVLFCVPLRDAAPHLPMFFSHMKNLTYPHNLIDLAFLVSDSKDDTMGELKRHLMEVQKDPKLAFGEIEIFEKDFGQVIGQGFSDRHGFAAQGPRRKLMARARNWLWTVAVKPYHSFVYWRDADVETVPPTILEDLMHHDKDVIVPNVWRPLPDWLGNQQPYDLNSWQESEGGLQLADTLDEDACIVEGYVEYQTWRPHLAYLRDPYGDPEVEMDLDGIGGVSILTKANVFRQGSHFPAFSFEKHAETEAFGKLSKRMGFSVVGLPHYVIWHIYEPSSDDLKHMEWMASEEVRQQEEAKIKKVYDKVWNKAFEDVQNNWDKERSKFLKNTDMSNIRKIKVDWSGVDDYDIDRNSHDDKRLADFNP; this is translated from the coding sequence ATGTCAACACAATCAATACCACTGGTCACACCgtatgattatgatgatgatgatattgacAAGAAATATCGATCGAAAGGttatttccaaaaattttattcattaaGAACATTACTTGTAAGTATTGTTATTGGAATAATAACTCTATTTACAATTTATACTCAAATATCTAATTCTAAATCAGGATATGCTCctaatttatcaactttTGATACATCTCAAGTACAATTTTATGATTTGGCCAATTATAAAGGTTCAGCTAATGGTTGGCAATATGATGAACgagttttattttgtgtTCCATTACGTGATGCTGCACCTCATTTACCAATGTTTTTCTCTcatatgaaaaatttaactTATCCacataatttaattgatttagcATTTTTAGTATCAGATTCTAAAGATGATACAATGGGAGAATTAAAACGTCATTTAATGGAAGTTCAAAAAGATCCAAAATTAGCATTtggagaaattgaaatttttgaaaaagattttgGTCAAGTTATTGGTCAAGGATTTTCTGATCGTCATGGTTTTGCTGCTCAAGGTCCTAGAAGAAAATTAATGGCTAGAGCAAGAAATTGGCTTTGGACAGTAGCAGTTAAACCATATCattcatttgtttattggAGAGATGCTGATGTTGAAACTGTTCCACCAACAATTTTAGAAGATTTAATGCATCATGATAAAGATGTTATTGTTCCTAATGTTTGGCGTCCTTTACCCGATTGGTTAGGTAATCAACAACCTTatgatttaaattcttgGCAAGAAAGTGAAGGAGGTTTACAATTGGCCGATACTTTAGATGAAGATGCTTGTATTGTTGAAGGTTATGTTGAATATCAAACTTGGAGACCTCATTTAGCTTATCTTCGAGATCCTTATGGTGATCCCGAAGTAGAAATGGATTTAGATGGTATTGGTGGGGTTTCTATTTTAACTAAAGCTAATGTATTCCGTCAAGGATCTCATTTCCCAGcattttcatttgaaaAACATGCTGAAACTGAAGCATTTGGGAAATTAAGTAAACGAATGGGATTTTCAGTGGTAGGATTACCTCATTATGTCATTTGGCATATTTATGAACCTTCATCAGATGATTTGAAACATATGGAATGGATGGCTTCAGAAGAAGTTCgtcaacaagaagaagctaaaattaaaaaagttTATGATAAAGTATGGAATAAAGCTTTTGAAGATGTTCAAAATAATTGGgataaagaaagaagtaaatttttgaaaaatactGATATGAGTAATATACGGAAAATTAAAGTTGATTGGTCAGGagttgatgattatgatattgataGAAATTCTCATGATGATAAAAGATTAGCTGATTTTAATCCATAA
- a CDS encoding flocculation protein, putative (Similar to S. cerevisiae FLO9), with translation MIMMMNCCYSIFTLIIFILSPIVLTKQVVCLVDNVKVATVDYDTGICPFQLPTAAYPSLSKSSSSSSSSSSSVLVDPFFIFHSLDDYNVQFYYSIVNGHRYTTDIRHGGSIISIAAKLLYEKYTSVYKVHLHKIPKANSTDIIRKRLFLEKSKRMQLSSSSSSSSLLMMMKKDLIDDFIIDIAGSRGIMVDEVILSVVDIDQVTSSTNGGSSSTNSLTRTGFSIPSVTSTKTSNSQTSQTITTTTGSMTTETITTTKIITITSCSNDICHLTTVPGSLITVTATITPGFLTTTYTTYLPINSMETVVSTKIITITSCSDNNHNNNHVCHSTTVLATPSTVTETIDNTITEYVTYCPLTKKQQQYSPSATSIATATAAAAAAAAAAVTTTTTSTSTATITSCWDNTCQTQVTTIEVVGEDTITYYVTHTITSQTSNEAVVTSELISSHYPVSTVAAITTTAEGGAVSGGRGGGYGVVEQLLSLLMIMMMLFV, from the coding sequence atgataatgatgatgaattgttgctattctattttcactttaattatatttattttatcaCCTATTGTTTTAACTAAACAagttgtttgtttagttGATAATGTTAAAGTTGCTACTGTTGATTATGATACTGGGATTTGTCCATTTCAACTACCAACTGCCGCATATCCATCTTTATCCAaactgctgctgctgctgctgctgctgctgctgctggtTTTGGTGGATccatttttcatatttcaTTCTCTTGATGATTATAatgttcaattttattattcaattgtcAATGGTCATCGGTATACTACTGATATTAGACATGGTGGATCAATTATTTCTATTGCTgctaaattattatatgaaaaatatacTTCAGTATATAAAGTTCATTTACATAAGATTCCAAAAGCTAATTCAACCGATATCATTAGGAAAAGATTATTTTTGGAGAAAAGTAAACGAATGCAATtactgctgctgctgctgctgctgctgttgttgatgatgatgaaaaaagatttgattgatgattttattattgatattgctGGATCTAGAGGAATCATGGTAGATGAGGTGATTCtttctgttgttgatattgatcaaGTTACTTCTTCAACGAATGGTGGGTCATCTTCTACTAATAGTCTTACTAGAACAGGATTTAGTATTCCAAGTGTGACTTCAACAAAAACTTCCAATTCTCAAACATCTCAAACAATCACTACAACTACTGGTTCTATGACTACTGAAACTATTACCACTACTAAGATTATTACAATTACTTCTTGCAGTAATGATATTTGTCATTTAACCACAGTTCCCGGTAGTTTAATTACCGTTACAGCTACAATCACTCCTGGTTTTTTAACCACTACTTATACTACTTATTTACCTATCAATTCTATGGAAACTGTagtatcaacaaaaattatcaCCATCACTTCATGTAGCgacaacaaccacaacaataATCATGTTTGTCATTCAACTACTGTCCTTGCTACTCCGTCTACGGTAACtgaaacaattgataatacaATAACCGAATACGTTACTTATTGTCCTTTGActaaaaaacaacaacagtattCGCCAAGCGCTACCAGTATTGCTACTGctactgctgctgctgctgctgctgctgctgctgctgttactactactactactagtacTAGTACGGCAACAATTACATCATGTTGGGATAATACTTGTCAAACTCAGGTTACTACTATTGAAGTTGTTGGTGAAGATACAATTACTTATTATGTTACTCATACAATTACTTCTCAAACTAGTAATGAAGCTGTTGTTACGAGTGAGTTGATTTCTAGTCATTATCCAGTATCAACCGTGGCTGCAATTACAACTACTGCTGAAGGTGGAGCTGTTAGCGGTGGTCGTGGTGGTGGTTATGGAGTAGTAGAACAGTTATTGTCgttattgatgattatgatgatgttgtttgtttag